Genomic window ([Eubacterium] hominis):
TTCTTTGTGAAAATCTGGAAGCTTTTAAAAATGAAGAACCACTTCGTAATATCGTGGACGTGAAAGAAGGGTATCGAAGTTACGCTTTAAAGAAATCATAGCGGTATCACAAATTATAAAAAAAGGACTTGGAATGCGCTTTCATCTGTGGTATACTGTAGTTGCAAGTGGTATAGACCACTAAAAAATACAGGTTATTTAAAGGAGATGTTCAATATATGGAACAATCAATGAAAGACACACAGTCCATTCGTGTAAAATGGTATTTCAAGCTATTTTCTAAATTGGATAATGAACAAACAAACGTAGATATGACAACAAGAGCATTCGCATATATCATTGACTGGGTACTTGGCAGCTTTGTGACTGCATTCCCAACGGTATTTATGTATATGTCTTACACGAAATCTACAGAATTAAATCAAAATCTACTAACTTTCCCTACTATCACTTATGCACTGATCGCAGGTGGATTGAGCCTTCTGTTTGCGATGATTTATTATGTGTATATTCCAGTAAAAGTTCATAAAGGACAGACCTATGGTAAGAAATTTATGGATGTGAAAGTTGTAAAACTTGATGGAAGCGATGTTGATTTTAAGACAATGCTGAAAAGAGAAGTATTAGGAAGATTTCTTTTAGAAGCAAGTCTTGTGGCAGTAGGAAATTATATTTTCCAGATTGTTGTTTTGATTGCACAGGTAAATATTATTTTACCATTAAAATGTGTCAGTTCCGTTTTA
Coding sequences:
- a CDS encoding RDD family protein, producing the protein MKDTQSIRVKWYFKLFSKLDNEQTNVDMTTRAFAYIIDWVLGSFVTAFPTVFMYMSYTKSTELNQNLLTFPTITYALIAGGLSLLFAMIYYVYIPVKVHKGQTYGKKFMDVKVVKLDGSDVDFKTMLKREVLGRFLLEASLVAVGNYIFQIVVLIAQVNIILPLKCVSSVLCIISILIALKTDSRRMIHDYVGKTKIISTKEQ